The Ciconia boyciana chromosome 2, ASM3463844v1, whole genome shotgun sequence genome has a segment encoding these proteins:
- the COLEC10 gene encoding collectin-10: MSSKNEQQLRKYGTLVVLFIFQVQIFGFDVDNRPTTDVCSTHTILPGPKGDGGEKGDRGEVGKQGKVGPKGPKGNKGPVGDVGDQGMLGKIGPIGGKGDKGTKGLSGVSGKKGKAGTVCDCGRYRRVVGQLNINVARLNTSIKFVKNVIAGIRETDEKFYYIVKEEKNYREALIHCRDRGGTLAMPKDEATNTLIADYISNSGLFRAFIGLNDMEKEGLFVYADNSPLQNYSNWKEGEPHDPAGREDCVEMLSTGEWNDSECQVTIYFVCEFLKKKK, encoded by the exons ATGAGCAGCAAGAACGAACAACAGCTAAGGAAATATGGGACCCTAGTAGTGCTTTTTATCTTCCAAGTtcagatttttggttttgatgttgACAATCGACCTACAACAGATGTCTGCTCGACACACACAATTTTACCTGGACCAAAAG GGGATGGAGGTGAAAAAGGAGATAGAGGAGAAGTGGGCAAACAAGGAAAGGTTGGACCAAAAGGACCAAAAG GAAACAAAGGACCTGTGGGGGATGTTGGTGACCAGGGAATGCTTGGGAAAATCGGTCCAATTGGTGGAAAAG gTGACAAAGGAACCAAAGGCTTATCGGGGGTTtctggaaaaaagggaaaagcag GCACGGTCTGTGACTGTGGAAGATACCGCAGAGTTGTTGGACAACTGAATATCAATGTTGCGCGTCTTAACACATCCATCAAGTTTGTAAAGAACG tTATAGCAGGTATCAGGGAGACAGATGAGAAATTCTATTACATcgtgaaagaagagaagaattaCAGAGAAGCCTTGATCCACTGCAGGGACAGAGGAGGAACACTGGCCATGCCTAAAGATGAGGCAACCAACACCCTCATTGCTGACTACATCTCCAACAGCGGCCTCTTCCGAGCCTTCATTGGGCTGAATGacatggaaaaagaaggacTGTTTGTGTATGCAGACAACAGCCCACTGCAGAACTACAGTAACTGGAAGGAAGGGGAGCCTCACGACCCAGCTGGCCGTGAGGACTGTGTGGAAATGCTCAGCACAGGAGAGTGGAATGACTCCGAGTGCCAAGTCACCATCTACTTTGTCTGTGAATTCctcaagaagaagaaataa